The region AATGTCAATCAATGACACAATAGTACGGGAAATTTCTTGTGAACATTCCTGGAATACTCAAACTTTACAAtgtaaaatgtcacaaacagTCTGAACAAGGAATGCTACAAGTCGGGAAACTCTGAACCCAAATGCTTCAGAGCATTGTTACAAGGTTCAACTCAAAGTCACTCTTCGgggaaacaaactgaattgcaaaaGTAGAAGAAAAGACACAAGCAAATGCTTCGAAAGAATCAGAAACAAATGGCGCAAGACAAACGGCCATCTTGGGGACGGACGGTGACTCTGCTGGTTTCTACATCGGCTAAGAGTTTAGGAATGTccaaacacaagaagaaatgaCGAGACAACACTCACATAGGATGATGCTGAGTTTCAGTGCATGCCAGTCACACCTTAACGCAATTAGTACCAAGGAACAAAAGTGCCTTTctcagaaatgaaaagagaatgGCTGATCAGATCATTTCCAGGTTGGCTATTATTGTAAAACAGGATCAAGCCTGTGCCCCCTTGTCGCACAGTATCCTGATGGCAGCTAGcttgtctgtctgctctgttgTCAGGGGGCATTATTTCTGCATAACTAACAGAGATTCTGTGCATTCCCTTTTGGATCTGAAAACTCCATCAAGGACAACCATGTAAGTAAGTGCATAAATGGCTTTCGTCCATTTCCttccatcttcatcacctctcTAAAAACACCTTTTTACTCCAAGTTAGTGCAGTCAAGAATGATTTCCTTGATTTCttcaaaagaagacaaaatattGAGTTCATGAGTACCCGCCATCTGTGTTTTCCCTTGTTGTCACCATTCAAATTAAATGGTCTTGATTAAAATGAATCCCATATACTCAGACACCTGAAGTAATAGAAAAAAGCTAGACTGAACATATTCATAGATATTCTGAAAAATCACATGAACCCAAAGCACTTTTGTTTGGATTTCTGTGagaacaatataaataaaattatgcaGAATTAATTCatatgggcagcatggtggcatagtgatTAGAGCTGTTTCACCACAataaggtcacaggtttggttcatggcctggggcctttctgtgcacatgtttcctctcacagtccaaagacatcatgtttaggttaactggtgaattcaaactgtctgtaggtctgtgtgagcgtgagtggttgttggtctctgtctgtctctgtgtgttggccctgtgatggactggtgacctgtccaaggtggaCCTGActctcacccactgtgagctgggattggctccagcaccccgtgacccggaaacgggtaagtggttgaagatgaatgaacgacTGAATAATCCATATGTGTCTCAAAATGGCgtattttattacaaaatacCTTTTAGCCACTTTTTTCAATCATAATCAGAcatagaaaaataacaaaaaacaatataaatatgaaataaataattgctCAAGAGACAATGAGCTCAATTTCatgacaacagctgaaacagcttaGTATGTAAACCTGTTTACTAATCATTTAAACTCATTAATATAGCTTatctctgtcttttatttttatttatttatttatttatttattttattttttgtgtactTTATGAGTATTGATGTGATGTATTTTAATGCAGTACTCTAATAGTTGACACAGTGCACTTTTGCTGTTTGGTGCTACAATATTAACATCAGTTAACATAACAAACATTAATTCCTACATACATTCCAACAGCAAATGATTGTGCACCTGAACTTGTGCATTAGCAAAGTTTGCTTAACAATCACAACTGATGAGACAATACTGTTCATCAGGTTACAATATAACATTCATGACACCGCTGACAGAATCCTCTTCTCTGTATTGCTCCTAAGACCGATCTCCCAGGACTGGGCTTTGCTCAGGTGAAGCTGTGGGTGGTGTTGAGTTTTCAGTCTCTCTTTGTGACTCTATTGTGCTGTCTTCGTCTGAACTTAGGTCTGGTTGTGTCTCTGTTGGATGCAGATCGGGCTCAAAAACTGGATTGGTCTGTCCGTGTCTGTGTCGTCTTTGAACCTCCTCAAAGATCTGAAGAACCTTCACAGCAGCCAGCATTAGAGTGAGTGTGCAGTACAATGTGTACTCAGACAGAACACAACAATATATCTACATTACCTTGGATTTCGGAATGAGCCCCACTCTGAAGAAACCAATGTGTCCTGTTTCAATCTTAGTACAGTCAACCACAGTAGATGCAATATTTTCTGGGGAGGGGCCATCACACAGAACGCCTTCCACCTAACCGAGCCAAATGAAATGCGCAGATAGCTTACAGCAAAAGAGTAAAAACTTGTGTactctttgaaaaaaatgaataaaataaaatcagtaacTCATCACCTTGTCTAATAGTTTGGCATAAACCTGGTTGTGGTGAGTTGTGTCTGCTTCGCCTGTAGGGTTGGCTGACGTTACTGCAATGGGCCCCACCTACAGGGATAAGATGGAGTTTCATTCCCTGCAAGCTCTGCCCCAAGTTTCACTCGAGAACCTCAAGTGTTTCTCATGCACTTACCAGACTAATCAGGTGGGTGGCCACAGCACAGTCCGGGTTTCTGATGGCTATGCTTTGTGGGGTCCCGATGTGTTTGGCAGCATCTCCCAAACCGTAGAAGTCCAACCATGGGCCTGTGAGAGAGCAGGAACTAATGTGATGCTCAGGCTAGACCCACATGAGGTTcctacacacacaatcatacattttcatttgaacaaacatccacaaacacacacccacctctGGGTATAACCATGCTAATGGAGGAGGGCCACGCAGCCTCCATGAAGTCCAGCAGCAGAGGACTCAGCAGGTGACGCACCGGCTCCAGCTGCTTGATGGAGGAGACCCACATGGACATGGGTCTGTCCTCCGCCTTCTTCTTCACCCTGAAAtccaacaaaacaatcagagaGTAATGAGAGCGAAAGCATCAGTGAATACGGATAAGGATCCGCTCGTGAAAACTCACTTATAAGCTTTAACTATTGCATCAGGTCGATTGCAAGCTGCCACCAGCACATAGACGGTGTCAGTAGGCATTCCACATATGCCGCCGTTTTTCATGAtttctgcagaacagaaaataaaatattcttacATCAAAGTACAAAAACAGATGTATATTTTAGAAACTGACCCTGTTGCCTTTGATATCTCACCTGCTATCTGCTGGACTGATGAGGCTTTGCGGGCTGTCACATGTGGACAAACATGTGCACCTCCCCCAACACCACTCAGCTTGACTAAAGGGTTCCCTAAGGGGATCTGAGGGGACTGGAAGGTGCTGTTGAAAATGTGGctcaggaaaaaataaaaactgacaagcCCAAAGATTATGGTGACTCCGATGTCATAACCAAAAGGCAGAGCACCGACTGCATCCAGTAGGAAGCTAATGAGGATCAGTTGGAAAGTGAAGGCGTAGACAAACCAGGCGACATTTAGAAACAGTGCCGCGGCTGTCACTAAAACGTTAAACAGCATGAAGCTAATGATCCCCACAGACAAATGAAAGCTTCTCGTTTCACCGTACAAGCCGCCATATCGTGTCAGCCCCCACATTGTCCACATCATGccatagaaaatgaaaactgtgcTCTCAAATGTTTTCCCCCGAGCGAAAGCCACTGAGCCACAGAGCAGCTGGAGTGCCCCACCAGCCACCACCACCCAGGGCAAAACCAGCACATGAAGAGGATTTCTGTCACCAATTGTGGCTGTGACAGCAAAAGCAGCCAACACATTGCAGGCATGGCCTAAAACCTCTGCATCTGCATATTTGGAGTAGCCCAGGTGAGGAGTATGAAACTCTTTATCGTGCGCTCTGAGGGCGAGTCCCTGCATCTTCGTTACTAAAGCCTTGAAATGGCCCTGCCCTGTGGGAATCATGGTGCTGGAAACCATATTGAATGTGGCAATTAAAAGCATGAACGCAGAGACTATGAAGATTGCTGCCTGTACGCCCTGAGTGCCGCCTTGGAAGAAACCCTGAGGCTGAGCTGCAATGGCAATACAGTAGGCCACAAAGAAGAACTGGTAGAGCCCCTCCAGCAAACTCTTCTGAAAACTGAACACAGCCAAGATGAAGAAAAGCACAGAGAAGACGACCGGGAAGGGGACCGGGGAGAAAGGCTGGATTGAGTAAAACGATAACAGAGCACTGTAACCTTCTGCAAATTTCAACAGAGCAGTGAAGCCAGAAAAAGTGGCAGCTAGTGTGTCCATCGCTCGGTAAAACAGAACACACATGCCAAGCTGGAAGACTCCAGCGGTCCACAGCCAGGGGACATGACCAGTGAAGAGCTGGGGGACGACACCTAACAGGGGACAGGCCAACACTGAGGCAGACAACAGGTTCATCACCAAACCCACTGACAGCGCATCACTGCATCCCTGattctgctctgtctgcagctctgatttTTTCTGAATGCCTGTTCCTGGAGGTTGAAGTTTACCGTCAGTGATAACGGACAGCAGACGGCCAACACTAAAGTAAAAGCCCACCAGAGAGACGAGGAGGTAGTTAGCCGCCGTGGCAGACTGACCGAAACCGCCAGCTGACAGACCTGCAATCTGATGGGCGCACGCTAAACTAATACCAATAGCCAAGAAAGCCAGAACTGCTTTCCTCAAAATGAGGGCAACACTGCCGATGATGAACAGAGCTAAAGTGAACGCTGCCAGACCGGGGACCAGGGCGGCTCTCAGCTCTGTGGGCTGAACAACTCCCTGCCCCACCAGGATGTACACTAGACCTGAACCAcaccacagagcagagacagtcagacacacagatgaaaacagctgGGCGTGGGACAGACTGCGACggacacctgagagacagagagggaacagAGGGACCAGGAAGAGGATTTACATTATTACACAAGAATGCAAAAATAGGGTTTCTGATATTCAGTCATGAAAACCAACCTGCATAAGCTAAGAGGGCCGAAATGATGAGGAGCAGAATCCCCAGAGCTGTTTGGGGGATCAAGTTATTTTCTGGAGAGCTGCCATAGTCGTTCACCAAGAGCAGGAGAGACCCTGAAGGTTTTAACAGAAGTCATTTCTAAAAACTTACTGAAGAAGGAGATATGATTGTACTTCCTGCCTAAATGTAGAATTAACCTAAATTTAAATATCATGTATCATGTATCATGTATATAACGCACAATGTATGTTTTCATAataattcagtttgattttatGATTAACGATTGTTAATGCTTGGAGTTAGTCAAGTAAATATGAAACAGCTTACCGGCAGAGATGCCCAGTACGCCCACAGAGGAATGTAGAGAACTGAGGTGCGCCATAGTGGGACTGAACTTCTGAGCGCACAGCTGCTCTTTATACGGCTGCGTGTGACGTCATCACGCAAGAGACTTCCCGGAGGATGACGGGTCGGACAAACCATCAGACTGAAAGACGAGTAGAAAAAGACCTCACTAATGTTATGCTTCTAAATAGCAACTTTTAATTACGTTAAATGTGAACTTTACAATCCCTCCCAAATCTGCAAGACTTTCTGTGGATTTTGATTCgtacagaaatatatttttaactacacaataataataaaagggaTTCCAGGCTGAAATACTTTGTAGAACTACAGTACTGTCGCCCGATCCCTCGCAGTGCAGCGTTTACTTCCTCGttccctttgtttttgtttgcatttcctGTCCATGTGGTCTCTAAATGCTGAATGACTGCAGctcttctcttgtgtttttgtggcttcTGATGGAGATTTTGAAGGAGGGAAAACATCTGGCTGCGCgtgaagaggagaggacaacCCAGTGTCACGGGACATCGTGAAACTGTCGCgttttttaatctgtttcatcggtttgtttgttttttcgtgCTAGCCATAACGTTTTTCAAACTAATGTATTTCAATTGGAAGTTCATTCCGTGCGTGCAAGCACGATAGTCATATGCCACGGCGCACAGAAGGGGTtagattttatttcacttctgaaccttttaatttaatattaatcATCAGCTAATcgtatcttatcttatcttatcttctTATATTcgtatttcatatttcatatagTTTATCTAAATTGGCCTTCATGGTTCAATCTTGGTTCAAGCAGTTCCATACACTTTTTAAAGCCTTTCTGTATAAATGGAAACACAGTTAGACTATAACTAGCCTACAACACaaatatttgtctctgttctctttttAGTTTCCATTCCTGAACACTGACCCTGCATCTATCCATATAAACCCAAAGGCACTTTTCAGAGCCATCtgctatctgtctgtctctctttttctctataTATCTCTCTCAGCTTGGTAGCTAtctgtgggactgtttgttaGTCCGCCTGCTTGTCTGtttcttcagtttgtctgttttttttgtctgtatctgtatagCAATGGACAACAGATACACCCTTGACCCCCCAGAATCCTCACAGTATTGACCTGAAGTGTGACCGCATTCTTGCTGAAGCCAGGGTTTGTAATTACATCATACTTTACTTGACTATACATGTGGGTGACAATATACCTTATTGACTGTGTGTGGAAATATAAGTGCTGAAGATTTTATACCGTTTTATCAA is a window of Echeneis naucrates chromosome 10, fEcheNa1.1, whole genome shotgun sequence DNA encoding:
- the LOC115050224 gene encoding uncharacterized protein LOC115050224 — protein: MAHLSSLHSSVGVLGISAGSLLLLVNDYGSSPENNLIPQTALGILLLIISALLAYAGVRRSLSHAQLFSSVCLTVSALWCGSGLVYILVGQGVVQPTELRAALVPGLAAFTLALFIIGSVALILRKAVLAFLAIGISLACAHQIAGLSAGGFGQSATAANYLLVSLVGFYFSVGRLLSVITDGKLQPPGTGIQKKSELQTEQNQGCSDALSVGLVMNLLSASVLACPLLGVVPQLFTGHVPWLWTAGVFQLGMCVLFYRAMDTLAATFSGFTALLKFAEGYSALLSFYSIQPFSPVPFPVVFSVLFFILAVFSFQKSLLEGLYQFFFVAYCIAIAAQPQGFFQGGTQGVQAAIFIVSAFMLLIATFNMVSSTMIPTGQGHFKALVTKMQGLALRAHDKEFHTPHLGYSKYADAEVLGHACNVLAAFAVTATIGDRNPLHVLVLPWVVVAGGALQLLCGSVAFARGKTFESTVFIFYGMMWTMWGLTRYGGLYGETRSFHLSVGIISFMLFNVLVTAAALFLNVAWFVYAFTFQLILISFLLDAVGALPFGYDIGVTIIFGLVSFYFFLSHIFNSTFQSPQIPLGNPLVKLSGVGGGAHVCPHVTARKASSVQQIAEIMKNGGICGMPTDTVYVLVAACNRPDAIVKAYKVKKKAEDRPMSMWVSSIKQLEPVRHLLSPLLLDFMEAAWPSSISMVIPRGPWLDFYGLGDAAKHIGTPQSIAIRNPDCAVATHLISLVGPIAVTSANPTGEADTTHHNQVYAKLLDKVEGVLCDGPSPENIASTVVDCTKIETGHIGFFRVGLIPKSKVLQIFEEVQRRHRHGQTNPVFEPDLHPTETQPDLSSDEDSTIESQRETENSTPPTASPEQSPVLGDRS